The region GTGGCGGCGCACTGGAGGGCCCAGCGACTGGAGCAGGGAGGGGGGCGGGAGGGAAGCGGGAGCGGGTTGGGCTGCTCCCTTCTCTTTCCTTTTTCCCTTGCCTTTGGCCGGTTTTGGGTTCGGCGCCCCTCCTACGTATCCGCTCGTCACGGGGAGTTGTGTGTCCCCGGTGGCGGTTCTTCTTTCGTGGGCTAGGGTGGGCCTTTGGGCTGGCCCCATCAGGGCCGACTCCAGCCtggcttggaccctcgcttccaccatcgccagcatctcctcCGTCGATGACTTGTTTGCGGACGCCTCCAGGtcttcgaggcgtcgttttAGGGTGGCATTCTCCTCCTTCATGGCCTTCATGTTGGCTTCAAGACGGGCACTGTGTTCCTGCCACTTCTTTATTTCCTCCTCGAGGCGCGCAATGACAGCGGACTCAGGCTGTTCCACGTACTTCACGATCTTGTCCGTGACCCAGTTAAGCGCCTTCTGGGAAGTGCCTTTTAGGTTGCCTGACTTCCTCACGACATTGCGAACAACCTGGGTGCACTTACGGAGGTCTTCCTTCAGTACTGGACGGTCCTCTTCGGTGTCTGATATTCTGGGGGGGACCGGCGACTTGATAAATTGCAGCTggtcctccagctccttctCTGCGTCTTTCCGCGCCGCTTCTCGTTGTAGCCTGTCACGCTCCAACTGGGCTTTCTTGAGGCCGACGTACTTGCccactgagggcgggcgtcctctcattctgcCGTCGATCGCCTGCGTCTTCGGCGCCGGTTCATCGGTGTCGCTGGTCAAACTGAGCTGCGAAAAGCTGCTTCTTGTTTGCGACTTCCTTCTCCAGAGCTTTTTGCTCCTCACGGTAGAGCCACTCTCGCTCGAGTCCGTGTCCAGGCTCAAAGGCCGCGCGAATTCGgctgccacctccatgggcatCGCGCCCGTTATCTCCTTCGGTACATCATCGTCGTTGGGCTTGCACCCTTCGACCACCGCCTCTCCGGACGAAAccggagaaggcaacttcgtcagtaaaattattggggttttgttttcatttaaaagtttccataattgttcccacgagtatggggaaagggtggtccgcccaggcagagccccctgtacctgggtaagcctagcgtaacccgcacagagtgtcggccggtactctggcgggggtcgcactcgagaccgaactacccatcggccatgcatcccctcgcggtgcgccgccgcttgagattcggggtgattttttatagaggttttcttcctcgcggtccgggcggttaagccaagaccctcggtccggcaggagcgcgagacatatccacagacctccataccgggttacgatctatgacggtggcaatgaagGGGAAAatcccccccactgcctgctcggggcggggtgagcgcacaccgagcccgccgacacccccgggacggaaccgggagctgcccgaaatgggccccacgacgttggCCTAGTCGACGGCGGgaaatatcgtcagcgggcctactcgccaacgccacaagtgacggtGAAAActagtcgacgacgacactacccgacggcgtaactagacggcggccgccgcagaggcgacgaccgtcaacaactcgttgtcaggatattcgccggcgcgcagatcagcctgatcggtctgatcgacgcgccgttgcccagggtgcaccacgaggaggtttcctgacctagcaccccaacctaacctaacctaacctaacctaacctaacctaacctaacctaacctaacctaacctaacctaacctaacctaacctaacctaacactttttggtttcgcggagaaagtaccttattactaccgcccagccttcacgggggggcgactgagcggttatgttggggtagccgttgccttacgacccgacaattgagcggcccggaacccacgggcggcggtcgggccgagtccctaaccctaacaaactagtccctacgcaacgacctaccaactaaaactccgcgttgaccctcttcggcgcatagggacgactgcgtgctacctcgtgacatcaggtccgagtttcgtccgcggccgcccctgcgcggtgccgccttgcggcccgtctccctaaatgggggggggggggctcctaagcccccgcgcaccgaaggacgctctcagcgtcagcggcagcgtgaggtcaacaccacactaccgcccatcccggggtcaaccgaaagtgtgcgatgaacgcactacacgcactgaaaagtgcgcgcgcactaggacggacagcccctgctgcccgccgacgaccccttcgtggcccctattagtcgcctcttacgacaggcaggggtttaccgtggtggtattctccaaacgcccccattccacagggcgggagacgccggtcagtcgtccacccggcgcctcctacgtctcctctgacggcgggagggatcggcccgttcccgatccctctcggcactctccttctgcgagagaaccacctcacagaagtgggccaccgcacgccaggcctcccgactgtcgaccatggacgcgaccacagccggcagcgagaggtctcctccgacgactgacacgagagcgctgcgctcatcgtcccaggctgggcaagactccaacgtatgttgggccgtatcccgcgggcagttgtcacaatggtgacacacggcgcttatctccgtccctgctatctgacacaggtactccccgaagcacccatgcccggtgagcacctgtgtcaatctaaagaaattgccgcgccgtggcgccctGTCCAGCTttcactgtgcaaagacaggacgcactgccgcgacggcccgaagccccgctgacggggcctccagcctgagacgccactcctccacggcggctcgccgtaaggaggccctttggcctccacctccttcagggccggacgctgcccattcctgaacgcctcctccctccaatggaatgtatcggagagagccttggcgtccagatcccagggcaggaaacCGGCCAAAAGACTacccgcctcgaacgagaccgtgcgatacgcccgtaaggcccgctgcgcaatgacccgctgcgggccccgcagagcggcagaacgctcccctagggcgtcagcccagaccgggctgccgtatagtgctatggaccgcacgaccccgtggtataaccttcgacaagggatatttggaccttccaggttgggcagcaggctggaaagagcgcccgccgccctggtcaactttgtccttaacgttttaaaatgggcgctgaactcccatcggctatccaagatcaaacctaaatacttcatggtatttgccgatgggaatccgcacccctccactacgatgtgggcaccggccggtggcccccgccgaacccgtgaaagcagatggcctcggtcttctcgagggccacctttaaacctaaacgccgaatgcggctcactacatgaccggtgcccaccgccgccaggatcgcggcgccctggaaggtcttagacgtcgccgtgaccaacgtgtcatccgcataacacgtcacgtcgacgccccagagattggcaccacggagcacccagtcgtacccgatgttccacaagagagggcctagaaccgacccctgtggaacaccgcacgacatcgctcttcggtgccacccgtcggcgcccggatacaccacgtacctgtcagaaaggtacgcgtgcaccagacgcctgagatagggcggcaccacgtggtaccgcagtgcttcgttgatgcatggccagggggaGCGAGTTAAAAGCGTTGGAGATGTCGAGTGAAACCGCGATGACGACCTtccccctggccactgctgcctccgcctgcgacttgacccgcagaatcgc is a window of Manduca sexta isolate Smith_Timp_Sample1 unplaced genomic scaffold, JHU_Msex_v1.0 HiC_scaffold_2657, whole genome shotgun sequence DNA encoding:
- the LOC115454840 gene encoding serine/arginine repetitive matrix protein 1-like — encoded protein: MPMEVAAEFARPLSLDTDSSESGSTVRSKKLWRRKSQTRSSFSQLSLTSDTDEPAPKTQAIDGRMRGRPPSVGKYVGLKKAQLERDRLQREAARKDAEKELEDQLQFIKSPVPPRISDTEEDRPVLKEDLRKCTQVVRNVVRKSGNLKGTSQKALNWVTDKIVKYVEQPESAVIARLEEEIKKWQEHSARLEANMKAMKEENATLKRRLEDLEASANKSSTEEMLAMVEARVQARLESALMGPAQRPTLAHERRTATGDTQLPVTSGYVGGAPNPKPAKGKGKRKEKGAAQPAPASLPPPSLLQSLGPPVRRHNPSRVPPRPRRLRRHRRAKKTQDRRRETPKQKPQKGKKNGPPPAQPAPEPRVLPPAPANVDTPWVEVVRRKKKGKPAAAPTNSTQPPKPTRRKEPKLRPPRSAAVVISLTPAAIAKGLSYKSVLTDAQNKVDLTGLEISKMRPKFAATGAPMYEVPGANSEERADSLAARLRECFAGSEDIKISRPTKTVELRLSELDYTATPESVAAALSKA